A window of Cytobacillus sp. FSL H8-0458 genomic DNA:
ACAAAAAGAGGAAGAAGTAGGAATTAAAGAGATTGCCGAATCTATTAAGGTGTCTCACAATACAGCTTCAGAGCATATTAAACGCTTAGTTGAAAAAAAATATGTATTTAAAACCCGCAGCATAGAAGATGAGCGAAAGGTCATTTTAAGGCTTACCGATTTGGGAAGTGATGTATTGCACCGTCATTCCAGTCTCGATGAAGAAAAGCTGCAACAAGTCTTATTCAAACAAATGAGTGCTGAAGAAAGGGAAAGAATTTTAGAGGCATTTACGTTATTAAAGGAGAGAGCAAAAGATGTTCGCAATAGTTAAAATCCTTATTTCAGCCATTATCATTGGCATTATTACAGAATTCTCCCGAAGATATCCTCAACAAGGTGGAGTCATTGCCGCTTTACCCATTGTCAGCCTTCTAAGTATTTTATGGCTATATACTCAGGGTGAACAAATGGACAAAATAAGTAAGTTTGCTATTGGTGTAGTGTGGGGGCTTCCTGGAACGGTAGTGATGTTGCTAATCATAGGAATAGCATTAAAGCATTCCATTCATATATTTGCTTCATTAGGTCTGGGAATCGCAGCGTGGCTAGTCTTATTTTTTGCTCAAGACCTTATAGTGAAGCATATAGGCAGTTTATAAAGTACGGATCGGCAGCTCTTGTTATTCGACTAAAGGGGCAGAATAGGTTAAAAGCAATAACAAGGAGTGAGTAGAAATAAGTTTGGCTTCTTATATTGGCTGTAATGTAGAAATACAGAATAATGATGAAGAAGATATAGAGGAGTTTTTTTATATTGGCAGTTGTTTTGCAGGTGAGTATGAACTGCTAAATATAAAGAAACATCAACTTACTACCCCTTTTGTCTATGAAGTATCTAGTCATTGGGGCATTAGTATTTCAAAATTTACGACTCCAGAAGTCTGTTCCGAATCGAAAGAGAAGGTAATGGAACTATGTAATATTATGAACAGTTACCTTGAAAAAGGAGATTTTTTTGAACTGTACAGTTGTTGGGTTGGAGAAGAAGCTGAAAAGCGAGAGGGTGAGATCATCCTACAAATCAATAATTTTGATATTAACCAAATTGAAATTCCAGAAAAAACCTTAGTTAGATTCGAAAAATGAACTAAAATTATTATACTACGGGAGAGCATTCCTGTAATAAGTTTGTGAATAAATGTACTTATAAATAGTGTGCGTTAGCTTAAATCGATGGAGTTGAGTGGATGAAACCAAAATTTTGCCCGAATTGCGGGAAGGAATTTAACGATGTTGGGGGATTGAATGTTCTGATTGTGAATGGTCTGGAGTAATTTTATCCGATACATAATAATTAATCTTCACCAATGTGAGCTTTAGTTAAATGAATCTTGAACACCGATTAATAGAGTCTTTACAAGAGAAAGGGAAAGAGTTTGTGCCTGGACCTGAGCTGAAAATCAAAGTAATGGCGAAACAAATCCTAGTAAAGGTCCGGTAAAGGTGGAAACCTGCCCCCAAATCTTCAAACAAAATTTCTGAAGGCTCAGGATTTTATTAGATATGTAGATGAGAAGCAAGCACAGTAAATCCGGGTTGCCACTTTGGCAGCCTTTCTGTTGTGCTAACGGGGCGGCATTCCTGTAATAAAAGAATACATACTCAGAATGGGACCCGAAAAACTCCCGAAAACATGTTCACCTACTATATATTCAATATGTCTTATTCCTATGCGGATACTCCAAAAGTGAACGGCTTAGGATTTTAATGCTAATCTTTTTTTTCTCCAGACACGGATGTTGCGTAAATAAATTATTTATGATTTAATAACGTTATTGAAAAATAAATCGTAATTATTACGGTTTACATAATAAAGGAGTGAATGCATTGGCAAAAAAATCAAAAGTGGCCAAGGAGATTAAACGGCAGGAGCTTGTCTTAAAATATGCTGAATTACGAAGGGAACTCAAGGAGAAGGGTGACTATGATGCGTTAAGGAAGCTTCCAAGAGACTCATCACCGACACGCCTGAAAAATCGCTGCCAGGTGACCGGAAGACCTCGGGGATATCTCCGCAAATTTAAAATGTCCCGGATCGCATTCAGGGAATTTGCTCATAAAGGACAGGTTCCGGGAGTTAAAAAATCAAGCTGGTAATGAAATTGGAGGTAATGAGAATGAAGGGAAGTATTCATCCGGATTATCATAAAGTGGTATTCATGGATAGTAACAGCGGCTTTAAATTTTTGACAGGATCAACAAAAACAGCAAATGAAACAATACAGTGGGAAGATGGAAACACCTACCCATTGATCAAGGTGGAAGTAAGCTCAGATACACACCCGTTTTACACCGGAGTTCAGAAATTTACTGATCGCGGCGGGCGTACAGAACGATTTATGAAGAGATACAATATGAAAGAAAAGTAAGATAGCCACGAGTCAAGTGAGGTGAAAGAGATGAATTCACATTTGATGGAAATTATTTCAAGAGAGGTCGTAAAATCACTTCCTCCAAAGCAAAAGGAGATTTATGAATTTGTCGTTGGGCTTGAAGATGAATTGGCTCAGGAGGCTTCGACATCTGAAGAATTTATGGCTCTTCTCGTGAAGCATTCACCTCATAGGCAGGCCGCAAACCATTTTAACCTTTCATTTGGCAAGCTAATGATGACCATGCACGAAATTGAGGACATGATAACCAGTCAGCTTGAGGAGAAATTAAGAAATGTAACATGGGTCGAATTAACTGACAGTGTCCAAACAAAGAAGAAGAGGAATAAAGTCAAATACTATTATTTCTCACTAAACGAAAGTCAATTGTAAAAAATTTTACTCAGTAAATCGTAATGATTTCGTATTAATACAGCAGGAGGCTAATATGGTCTATGATTGGATCGTAGTAGGAGGCGGCATTCAAGGGACTGCCATTGCAGCCTTCTTAGTTAAGAATAATAAGGTATCACCAGGTAAGCTGCGCATTATAGACCCGCATAAAATGCCATTATTTCAGTGGACTAAAAATACAGAAAAGATTGGCATGAAATTTCTTCGCTCTCCATTTGTCCATCATCTCGATGTCGATCCGTTTAGCTTAAGAAATTTTGCAGCGAATCACCAATGGAAAAAAAGTGAGTTCTATGGGATGTATAAAAGGCCTTCGCTTGAGATCTTTAATGAGCATAGTCAATCACTTTTCCAGGATCTCGGGCTGGGGGAGAGCTGGCATCAGGGATATGTAACCGGCATCGACAGGGAAAACGATGATTGGAATATAAGCGTGGACGAAGGAGATCGTCTAAAATCCAAAAATGTCGTTCTGGCGTTAGGCATAAACGATCAGCTATATTTCCCCGAATGGGCAGATTCTATTATGCATGAGCAGAA
This region includes:
- a CDS encoding MarR family winged helix-turn-helix transcriptional regulator — translated: MVKEIALLNHLWTDIYYQLRYNHQERIPHQSIRILQVIQKEEEVGIKEIAESIKVSHNTASEHIKRLVEKKYVFKTRSIEDERKVILRLTDLGSDVLHRHSSLDEEKLQQVLFKQMSAEERERILEAFTLLKERAKDVRNS
- a CDS encoding DUF3147 family protein, encoding MFAIVKILISAIIIGIITEFSRRYPQQGGVIAALPIVSLLSILWLYTQGEQMDKISKFAIGVVWGLPGTVVMLLIIGIALKHSIHIFASLGLGIAAWLVLFFAQDLIVKHIGSL
- the rpsN gene encoding 30S ribosomal protein S14, whose protein sequence is MAKKSKVAKEIKRQELVLKYAELRRELKEKGDYDALRKLPRDSSPTRLKNRCQVTGRPRGYLRKFKMSRIAFREFAHKGQVPGVKKSSW
- a CDS encoding type B 50S ribosomal protein L31; this translates as MKGSIHPDYHKVVFMDSNSGFKFLTGSTKTANETIQWEDGNTYPLIKVEVSSDTHPFYTGVQKFTDRGGRTERFMKRYNMKEK